The Argopecten irradians isolate NY chromosome 4, Ai_NY, whole genome shotgun sequence genome has a window encoding:
- the LOC138321023 gene encoding uncharacterized protein — MSLILILIALLNSVMTVLLFRSTCDHFEIQPKMRFDGYGIYFVHQYSITRCARECFLRSECLSITFNTTNNQCKTHSSDGLIHPSRVIASNTSSYVGMHSWTLTSGLEGCASRPCPLRTRCIPIKNNNYTCIISECDRGVSISHSWGWNWRPVGRTKTLKCAPDYYLNGTVITSTCLSNGTWSYTDEIDAVCLPKPESTTLGYNTTAPTEMSNTTGVP; from the exons ATgtcattaatattaatattaattgcCTTACTTAACAGTGTTATGACTGTTTTGTTATTTAGAAGTACCTGTGATCATTTTGAAATTCAGCCGAAAATGCGATTCGATGGCTATGGAATATATTTTGTACACCAATATTCCATTACAAGGTGTGCACGTGAATGTTTTCTTCGATCAGAATGTCTGTCTATCACCTTCAACACAACAAATAACCAATGTAAGACACATTCATCTGACGGTTTGATACATCCGTCCAGGGTCATTGCTTCTAATACTTCATCGTATGTGGGAATGCATTCATGGACGCTG ACAAGTGGCTTAGAGGGTTGTGCCAGTAGACCGTGCCCTCTCCGCACGAGATGCATACCGATAAAGAACAataattacacatgtataatttcaG AATGTGATCGTGGTGTCTCAATTAGTCACTCATGGGGCTGGAACTGGCGTCCTGTAGGCCGGACGAAAACCTTAAAATGTGCCCCGGATTATTACCTCAACGGAACTGTAATTACAAGCACATGCCTTTCAAATGGTACTTGGTCATACACTGATGAAATCGATGCTGTCTGTCTACCTAAACCAGAATCTAcaacacttggctataacacaACAGCTCCCACAGAAATGTCTAACACCACTGGTGTTCCTTAG